GCCGCCGGAATGGCCTCCGGTCTCCACAGCACCGTCTTTGCTGAAATCGATATCATCATGACAGGAACCACAGGCCATCATGCTCGGTGTCTGCCAGGCGTGCCCCTGTGGGGTATCCGCGTCATCGCCATCATGGCACTTGGTACAGTTGCGAATATCTTGAGGGTACACCACATCTGAAAAATCGTGACCGCGTATCACGATGCTGCCACCGGCTTTAACGCTGGGAAGATTCGCGCCGCTGTGAATGGCGTGCACCATCGGGCCGAGGTCTGCGGTGTATTCATCGTCACCGTTCCAGGTACCGGGGTTATGGCAAGTCACACACAATTTGGTTTCGAAGCGGGTACCGTGCACTGCAATGCGGTCGTGACAGGCGTTACAGTTCTCGGTTTTGGTGATTTCCCGCATCATGGAAACATCACTGCCATCGGGAACATAGTCGTAAACAAAGTTAACAAGCGGCAAATCGCTATTTCCCTGTTGAATGGAGATTCGATGGGTATAGGTCGCTTGGTAGCTCAGGTCCATCGGCTTGCCTTCGTGATCCGTACAGGGGTCGGGGCAATCGGCCGCCGCTAAATCTGTCGCAAAGGCGTAACTGTAGGTACCGTTTTCATTGTTAGTAAAAGGTTCCCAAAGCGAACCGCTGCGATTGCGCTCCTGCGATGCTGCCATTCCGCCGGAACGGGCACCCACGATATAGTTCTGCCAGCGTGCCGGCTCGCCGTTGATCACGGGTATGAGTTTGGAAATATTAAACCGCAAGTCACTATCACCAATGCCCGAAAAGGCTTCGCCCTTTTCATTGGTGACCATAAAATTAATCACGGGCGATGAACCGCCCGTGACACCGGTGACCTCAAAATTCAAACGCAGAAGCTTCAATCGTGCCGATGTTTTCGCCTGCAGGCCCTTGCGGGCCTCTGGCCCTTCGGGCCCCTGCGGCCCTGCCGGGCCTTGTTTTACCGTCGTCGCCGCTACAGGCAGCGAGCAGACCGATCATGATGACGATGACGAATTGACGCCATC
The Alteromonadaceae bacterium 2753L.S.0a.02 DNA segment above includes these coding regions:
- a CDS encoding OmcA/MtrC family decaheme c-type cytochrome (partial gene) — its product is MVTNEKGEAFSGIGDSDLRFNISKLIPVINGEPARWQNYIVGARSGGMAASQERNRSGSLWEPFTNNENGTYSYAFATDLAAADCPDPCTDHEGKPMDLSYQATYTHRISIQQGNSDLPLVNFVYDYVPDGSDVSMMREITKTENCNACHDRIAVHGTRFETKLCVTCHNPGTWNGDDEYTADLGPMVHAIHSGANLPSVKAGGSIVIRGHDFSDVVYPQDIRNCTKCHDGDDADTPQGHAWQTPSMMACGSCHDDIDFSKDGAVETGGHSGGVVTDNSECTTCHAPDRIAGSVPNSHLIPDKVARAYFQYNILEICGTPADQDPVCAPGSSPTMKFSVTDPSGAETHAYGNAYNIRSDSPDPEFSTGAASFNVLIAWTTKDYTNEGGSGSRPSRADSINLRTAAGVTDNTDGTFTVDGAASGVVVPAAATGSGAIALEGHPIHLDKDGAYTVRVPVNSEVDYFAITDTEPMPRRQVVDVPTKCDRCHDVLNLHGSNRNNNGQL